A genome region from Microtus ochrogaster isolate Prairie Vole_2 chromosome 1, MicOch1.0, whole genome shotgun sequence includes the following:
- the Mrpl47 gene encoding 39S ribosomal protein L47, mitochondrial isoform X1: MFSKGKTCSRLLHLSAGNNGSDIWAPAQWACFRNMAAPSIVGICRRVSAFLKAAGSLVSLQAPARPGFPFSLLQKNTHHVTSFLQCKLLHTTLSRKGLEEFFDDPKNWGEEKVKSGASWTCQQLRNKSNEDLHKLWYVLLKERNMLLTLEQEAKRQRLPMPSPERLEKVVDSMDALDKVVQEREDALRLLQTGQEKARPGAWRRDIFGRIIWHKFKQWPIPWYLNKRYNRKRFFAMPYVDRFVRLRIEKQARIKARKESLQKKKERILQAKFPHLSQDQKSSTV, from the exons ATGTTTAGCAAGGGCAAAACCTGTTCGCGTTTGCTTCACTTGTCGGCAGGCAACAACGGAAGTGACATTTGGGCACCGGCACAGTGGGCCTGCTTTAGAAACATGGCTGCGCCCAGTATAGTGGGTATTTGTAGAAGAGTCTCGGCGTTCCTGAAGGCTGCGGGTTCCCTAGTAAGTCTCCAGGCGCCTGCTCGTCCCGG GTTTCCCTTTAGTTTGTTGCAGAAGAACACACACCATGTCacatcttttctccagtgtaaATTACTTCATACCACATTGTCAAGGAAAGGACTAGAAGAATTTTTTGATGATCCAAAGAACTGGGGGGAAGAAAAGGTCAAATCTG GAGCTTCATGGACCTGCCAGCAGCTACGGAACAAAAGTAATGAAGATTTACATAAACTTTG GTATGTCCTTCTGAAGGAACGAAACATGCTTCTGACTCTAGAGCAGGAGGCCAAGCGACAGAGATTGCCAATGCCAAGTCCAGAGCGGTTAGAAAAG GTTGTTGATTCCATGGATGCCTTAGATAAAGTTGTCCAGGAGAGGGAGGATGCCCTGCGGCTTCTTCAGACCGGCCAGGAGAAAGCAAGACCTGGTGCCTGGAGAAGGGACATCTTCGGACGAATTATCTG GCACAAATTCAAGCAGTGGCCTATCCCTTGGTACCTCAATAAAAGATACAACAGGAAACGGTTCTTTGCAATGCCCTATGTGGATCGCTTTGTCAG aCTGAGAATTGAGAAACAAGCCCGCAttaaagcaagaaaggaaagtttacagaaaaagaaagaaagaattctccAGGCAAAGTTCCCACACCTCTCTCAAGACCAGAAGTCAAGTACTGTCTGA
- the Mrpl47 gene encoding 39S ribosomal protein L47, mitochondrial isoform X2, with translation MLLTLEQEAKRQRLPMPSPERLEKVVDSMDALDKVVQEREDALRLLQTGQEKARPGAWRRDIFGRIIWHKFKQWPIPWYLNKRYNRKRFFAMPYVDRFVRLRIEKQARIKARKESLQKKKERILQAKFPHLSQDQKSSTV, from the exons ATGCTTCTGACTCTAGAGCAGGAGGCCAAGCGACAGAGATTGCCAATGCCAAGTCCAGAGCGGTTAGAAAAG GTTGTTGATTCCATGGATGCCTTAGATAAAGTTGTCCAGGAGAGGGAGGATGCCCTGCGGCTTCTTCAGACCGGCCAGGAGAAAGCAAGACCTGGTGCCTGGAGAAGGGACATCTTCGGACGAATTATCTG GCACAAATTCAAGCAGTGGCCTATCCCTTGGTACCTCAATAAAAGATACAACAGGAAACGGTTCTTTGCAATGCCCTATGTGGATCGCTTTGTCAG aCTGAGAATTGAGAAACAAGCCCGCAttaaagcaagaaaggaaagtttacagaaaaagaaagaaagaattctccAGGCAAAGTTCCCACACCTCTCTCAAGACCAGAAGTCAAGTACTGTCTGA